One part of the Arthrobacter tumbae genome encodes these proteins:
- a CDS encoding transglutaminase family protein produces MTRLLIEHRTGYDYLRRVSLSYNEARMTPLTDSQQVVLESTVTLNPSGASMATYRDYWGTRVTSFDVHVPHDRLEVSARTLVEVSRTERIPAPEEVVSWEDLRSDDVVNDYADWLPDTHLTQPDAEIRSLVREVVDGEDPHTAAHSVFDWLKGEMKYVQGVTGVQSNARDAWSERQGVCQDLAHVAIGALRSLGIPARYISGYLHPRRTAAVGEAVAGQSHAWVEWWDGEWRGWDPTNSGPVSDFHVSVARGRDYRDVSPLKGILSGGGGSSLNVTVEITRVA; encoded by the coding sequence ATGACCCGCTTGCTGATTGAACACCGCACCGGCTACGACTATCTGCGCCGTGTGTCCCTGTCCTACAACGAAGCGCGTATGACACCGCTGACTGACTCCCAGCAGGTGGTGCTCGAATCCACCGTCACCCTCAATCCGTCCGGTGCCTCGATGGCAACCTATCGTGACTACTGGGGAACCCGTGTGACCTCGTTCGATGTACACGTGCCCCACGACCGGCTGGAAGTATCTGCCCGGACCCTCGTGGAAGTCAGCCGCACCGAACGCATTCCCGCTCCGGAGGAAGTGGTGAGTTGGGAGGATCTGCGCTCTGATGACGTCGTGAACGATTACGCAGACTGGCTTCCGGACACGCACCTGACGCAGCCGGATGCCGAAATACGCTCGCTCGTCCGGGAGGTCGTCGACGGCGAGGACCCTCACACCGCCGCACACTCCGTTTTCGACTGGCTCAAGGGCGAAATGAAATACGTGCAGGGCGTGACCGGTGTGCAGTCCAATGCACGCGACGCCTGGTCCGAACGCCAGGGCGTCTGTCAGGACCTTGCTCACGTCGCAATCGGAGCGCTGCGGAGCCTCGGCATCCCGGCCCGATACATTTCGGGATACCTGCACCCGCGCAGGACGGCGGCAGTCGGCGAGGCAGTGGCCGGCCAGTCCCATGCCTGGGTCGAGTGGTGGGACGGCGAGTGGCGGGGGTGGGATCCGACGAACAGCGGCCCCGTCAGCGACTTCCATGTGTCGGTGGCGCGGGGCCGTGACTACCGCGATGTCTCGCCCCTGAAGGGAATCCTCTCGGGCGGCGGCGGGTCCTCACTCAACGTGACGGTTGAAATCACCCGCGTCGCCTGA
- the glgC gene encoding glucose-1-phosphate adenylyltransferase: MAVKKVLAVVLAGGEGKRLMPLTADRAKPAVPFAGSYRLIDFALSNVVNSGYLQIVVLTQYKSHSLDRHISETWRMSTQLQQYIASVPAQQRRGKSWFLGSANAIYQSLNLIHDARPDIVVVIGADHVYRMDFEQMVHAHQQSGASVSVAAVRQPLHLADQFGVIEVDSSDPGRISAFVEKPATTPGLPDDPDSFLASMGNYVFNTDALIEALEIDAARLNTKHDMGGDIIPHFVERGDAAVYDFTTNEIPGSTDRDNQYWRDVGTLDSYYDANMDLITPLPLFNLYNLEWPIYTRQSISPPAKFVRSATGVSGVAHDSIVSNGVVISGGAVQGSVLATDVFVDEGADVTGSVLLDHVTIGSGAVVRKAIIDKNVRIPAGAKIGVDRELDISRGFTVTDSGLTILSKGQVVEG, encoded by the coding sequence GTGGCAGTCAAAAAAGTGCTCGCGGTGGTTCTGGCGGGCGGGGAGGGTAAGCGGCTTATGCCGCTTACGGCGGACCGGGCCAAACCTGCGGTCCCGTTCGCGGGCAGTTACCGGCTCATCGATTTCGCCCTATCGAATGTGGTCAACTCCGGCTACCTCCAGATCGTGGTGCTCACTCAGTACAAGTCGCACAGTCTCGACCGGCACATCTCCGAGACCTGGCGCATGTCCACCCAACTGCAGCAGTACATCGCCTCAGTGCCCGCGCAGCAGCGGCGCGGTAAGAGCTGGTTCTTGGGCAGCGCCAACGCCATCTACCAGTCCCTCAACCTGATCCATGATGCGCGGCCGGACATCGTCGTCGTCATCGGGGCGGACCACGTGTATCGCATGGACTTCGAGCAGATGGTTCACGCACATCAGCAGAGCGGGGCGTCAGTCAGCGTAGCGGCGGTGCGGCAGCCGCTGCACCTCGCCGACCAGTTCGGCGTCATCGAGGTCGATTCCAGCGACCCTGGGCGAATTTCGGCCTTCGTCGAGAAACCCGCAACCACGCCGGGGCTTCCCGATGACCCCGACAGCTTCCTGGCCTCCATGGGCAATTACGTTTTCAACACGGATGCGCTGATCGAAGCGCTCGAAATCGACGCCGCTCGCCTGAACACGAAACATGACATGGGCGGGGATATCATTCCGCACTTCGTGGAGCGCGGAGACGCGGCGGTGTATGACTTCACCACCAACGAGATCCCCGGCTCCACTGATCGGGACAACCAGTACTGGCGCGACGTAGGAACCCTCGATTCCTACTACGACGCGAACATGGATCTCATTACCCCGCTGCCGCTGTTCAACCTGTACAACCTTGAGTGGCCGATCTACACCCGGCAGAGCATCTCCCCGCCCGCCAAGTTCGTGCGCAGTGCCACCGGCGTTTCGGGGGTTGCCCACGACTCCATCGTGTCCAACGGCGTCGTCATTTCCGGCGGCGCGGTTCAGGGATCGGTGCTGGCAACGGATGTTTTCGTCGACGAAGGCGCCGACGTGACGGGCTCTGTCCTGCTCGATCACGTCACGATCGGTTCAGGGGCGGTCGTCCGGAAGGCGATCATCGACAAGAACGTCCGCATTCCCGCCGGGGCGAAGATCGGCGTGGACCGCGAGCTGGATATCAGCCGTGGGTTCACCGTCACGGACTCAGGACTGACTATCCTCAGCAAGGGACAGGTCGTCGAGGGGTAA
- the glgA gene encoding glycogen synthase, with the protein MRIDIVTKEFPPEIYGGAGVHVAELARVLAGRVDLAVHCFGSEPPADYHGARVSTYGVPDGLTEANAAVQTLGTDLSILQGISGSDLVHSHTWYANMAGHLASLLHGIPHVLSAHSLEPLRPWKAEQLGGGYALSSWVEKTAYEAAAAVIAVSDGMRRDILRCYPEVDPARVQVVHNGIDTEAWTADSNDDAVRALGIDPDRPSVVFVGRNTRQKGVPYLLRAAAKLAADVQVVLCLGAADTPELAAETARLIDDLRAQRGSVILIERMLPRHELVQVLSHATVFACPSIYEPLGIVNLEAMACGAAVVASATGGIPEVVDDGVTGVLVPLEQVQDGTGTPLDPEGFVDDFAQALNALVADPERARAMGARGRIRAEEHFSWDSIAESTLSVYRSVL; encoded by the coding sequence GTGCGAATAGACATTGTGACAAAAGAGTTTCCGCCCGAGATCTACGGCGGCGCAGGTGTGCACGTTGCCGAACTGGCCCGTGTGCTCGCCGGGCGCGTCGATTTGGCCGTGCACTGCTTCGGCTCAGAGCCCCCCGCTGACTATCACGGCGCCCGGGTGAGCACCTACGGCGTCCCTGACGGGCTGACCGAAGCGAACGCGGCGGTTCAGACACTGGGCACGGATCTGTCCATCCTGCAGGGCATCAGCGGCTCGGACCTCGTACACTCGCACACCTGGTACGCCAATATGGCCGGCCATCTCGCCTCGCTCCTGCACGGCATTCCGCACGTGCTCAGTGCACACAGCCTGGAGCCGCTGCGTCCGTGGAAGGCCGAGCAGCTCGGCGGCGGCTATGCGCTTTCGTCCTGGGTGGAGAAGACCGCTTATGAGGCTGCTGCGGCGGTCATTGCGGTTTCCGACGGCATGCGCCGGGACATCCTCCGCTGTTATCCGGAGGTTGATCCGGCCCGCGTGCAGGTTGTTCATAACGGTATTGACACTGAGGCGTGGACCGCAGATTCCAATGACGACGCCGTCCGTGCGTTGGGAATCGACCCCGACCGTCCCAGCGTGGTCTTCGTGGGCAGGAACACACGCCAAAAGGGTGTCCCCTACCTGCTGCGCGCCGCTGCGAAGCTGGCCGCCGACGTCCAAGTGGTTCTGTGCCTCGGAGCAGCGGATACGCCTGAGCTCGCAGCCGAGACCGCCCGCCTGATCGACGACCTGCGCGCGCAGCGTGGTTCGGTGATCCTGATCGAGCGGATGCTTCCGCGCCACGAGCTGGTACAGGTACTCAGCCACGCAACGGTCTTCGCCTGCCCCTCAATCTACGAGCCGCTCGGCATTGTGAACCTTGAGGCAATGGCGTGCGGCGCTGCGGTCGTAGCGAGTGCAACCGGCGGCATCCCCGAAGTGGTGGACGACGGCGTGACCGGGGTGCTCGTGCCCCTCGAGCAGGTTCAGGACGGAACGGGAACCCCGCTTGATCCCGAAGGGTTCGTGGATGACTTCGCCCAGGCACTCAACGCACTGGTTGCCGATCCGGAACGCGCCCGCGCCATGGGAGCGCGCGGACGCATCCGGGCAGAGGAGCACTTCTCCTGGGACTCCATTGCAGAGTCCACGCTGAGCGTTTACCGATCAGTTCTTTAG
- a CDS encoding alpha-E domain-containing protein: MLSRIAESLFWIGRYVERADGTARILDVHLERLNQMPRPVQRDVSRQLLGVMGNKPESDDFGLPELIEALAFDRSSATSIAGALGAARENARRARETVSGSVWEGLNTTWYGLTQHRKDVVGTYRFCHWVIERTAMVRGLSDTTMSHDESWQFLVLGRSLERADMTARMLSTRDVHASGLSWVNMLRCAGAYESFLRTRRASFGEQHAAQFLLLDRLFPRSIVYALSDAEKCLANLNPAYQRVGFINDASRIVGQARTFLEFHQTDDLMLELPEHMERVQKACARASDAVSRTYFSQADELSWVGEVS; the protein is encoded by the coding sequence ATGCTTAGCCGGATTGCGGAGTCTCTGTTCTGGATTGGCAGGTACGTCGAGCGGGCTGACGGCACCGCCCGGATCCTCGATGTTCACCTTGAGCGGCTGAACCAGATGCCGCGGCCCGTTCAGCGGGACGTTTCGCGCCAGTTGCTCGGGGTCATGGGCAACAAGCCCGAGTCTGATGACTTCGGCCTGCCCGAGCTCATCGAGGCGCTCGCCTTCGACCGCAGCAGCGCAACGTCCATCGCAGGGGCCCTCGGCGCTGCCCGAGAGAACGCTCGTCGAGCCAGGGAAACGGTATCCGGAAGCGTGTGGGAGGGGCTCAACACCACCTGGTACGGCCTTACGCAGCACCGGAAAGACGTAGTAGGGACCTACCGCTTCTGCCACTGGGTCATCGAACGCACCGCAATGGTGCGCGGTCTGTCGGACACCACCATGAGCCACGACGAAAGCTGGCAGTTCCTGGTGCTCGGCCGGAGCCTTGAACGGGCAGACATGACTGCCCGGATGCTCTCCACGCGTGACGTCCACGCGTCCGGCCTGTCGTGGGTGAACATGCTGCGCTGCGCCGGTGCGTACGAGTCGTTCCTCCGAACCCGTCGCGCATCCTTCGGCGAACAGCACGCGGCGCAGTTCCTGCTCCTGGACCGGCTGTTTCCGCGCTCGATCGTCTATGCCCTCAGCGACGCCGAGAAATGCCTGGCAAACCTGAACCCGGCCTACCAGCGCGTCGGCTTCATCAATGACGCCAGCAGAATCGTTGGCCAGGCCCGCACCTTCCTTGAATTCCACCAGACGGACGACCTCATGCTGGAACTGCCCGAGCACATGGAAAGAGTCCAGAAAGCGTGCGCACGCGCCTCCGACGCCGTCTCACGCACCTACTTCTCGCAGGCAGATGAGCTGTCCTGGGTTGGGGAGGTCTCATGA